The DNA segment GCCCGCGAGCTTCATGAAGCCGCGGACGGCTGTGGCGGGCCCCGGCGGGCCGATCCGCCTCCCGCCCGAGGAGCGAACCGGGCGCGTCACCGCCGAGGCGGAGCTCGCGGTCGTGCTCGGACGGAACTGTTCCGATCTGGAAGAAGGGGAGGTCGACGACGTGGTCGCGGGCTACCTGCCGGTGATCGACATGACCGCCGAGGACGTACTGGAACGGAACCCGCGCTTTCTGACGCGGGCGAAGAGCTTCGACAGCTTCCTCGTTCTCGGTCCCGCCATCGCCGTCCCCGACTCGCCGCCCGAGTTCGGCGATCGCGAGGTTCGAACGATCATCAACGGCGAGGCCATCGCCGAGAACCGGACGAGGAACATGCTGTTCTCACCGCGCGAACTCGTCGCCTTCCACTCGGGGGTGATGACGCTCGAGCCCGGCGACGTGATCAGCACCGGCACGCCCGGTGCAGGCGTCATCTCGCCGGGTGACCACGTCCGAACGGAGGTGGACGGGATCGGTTCGGTCGTCGCGGACGTCGTCGGGCGACGCTAGTCGTCGGCCGCCGGCCGTCCCTCCCGGTCGTCGTCGCGCTCGCCCTCCTCGTAGACCGGGATCGACGTTCGCCGGTCGCGCCGGTCGCCGAACCCGCCGCTGAGCAGCCGCGTCATCGCCTCCTCGACGCTCTCGTCGGTCGGGATCGCCGCCTCGGGTTCGACCTCGATCACGTAGCCGCTCGTGACGTTCGGCGCCGTCGGCATGAACAGCTGTAGCCTGCCGTCGTCGGTGCGTTTTCCGGTCTTGAAGGCGGTCATGTAGACCCCGTTCCACGTTCGGACCCGAACTGGCTGTCTGAGTTCGGCGTCGCCCGACACCGCGGTCTCGACGGCGAACTGCGAGGCGTTGTAGACGACGCGAAGCCCCGGCACGCGGTTGATCACGTCGGCGAGCCGTACGGTGACCAGCGCGCCCGCCGCGGTTCGCATCGCGATCCCCGCCAGTACCACCGCCGCGGCGAACACGACGAGAGTCGTGACCACGCGGAGCAGCGGATCCTCGATGACGCCGACCAGCGGGAGGCCGGCGATGAACAGAAACAGCCAGGAGACGGCATAGAGGCTCACGAGCACGGGCACCAGGATGATCAGCCCGCTGGCGAGGTCCCGTTTCCAGTACGACACGTCTTCGGGGTACTCCGCGTGCGGTTATCAACGTGTCCCCCGATCCCCACTAGGGTCGCGTCCGTGACGGATCGACCCCATAGATCTCTCGGCTGCCGAGAATCGAAGCGCGGAGATCGACTGTCGGCTTACTCGTCGTCCTCCGCGGCCTCGACGCGTGCGGCGTGTTTCTCGAGTTCGGCGGCGAGCGTTCGGGCCTGTTCGGCCGAGAGCGTCACGCGGTCGACGTGAGCCGGCACGTTCTCCAGATCGGTGTTGTCGAGTTCGAGCTCGAGGGAGACGTGATCCGGGTTCTCGCGGGGCGCGGTGGCGTTCAACACGGCGAGCGCCTCGTCGGTCCAGCCGTGGCCCTTCGCCTCGCCGTCCAGCAGGTCGAACGTCGTGTACGCGTTGATCTTCATCAGGCGGTCGGGCATACGAGTCGTAAACGGTCGAAGGGACTTAGCGCTCGCGAAGTCGGCCGTATCCGGGTTCGAGGGCTCCGTCGAAACGAATTCAGCGGGCGAAACAGCTATATCCGATATACTACATATGCAGTAATATGAATATGAGCGACACGAACCCACTAACCGGGTGTTGTACGTCCCTGACCCCTGAGGTCGATACGACCGTGCTCGAACGCGACGTGGAGGTGGCGTCGGCGCTGGCGAACGAGACCAGATACGAACTGCTGCGTCTGCTCGTCGCCGCCGACGGGGAGGTCTGTGCCTGCGAGTTCGTCGGCAGCGTCGACGCGAGCCAGAGCACCGTGAGCCGCGGACTCTCGACGCTGTACGAGGCCGGACTGACGACCAGACGCAAGGAGGGCCAGTGGCGCTACTACGCGCCGGCCGAGGCGGCCGAGCGACTGCTGGAGACGTTCGACGCGATCCGAGAGGGACGATAACGATGAGTGAACTGGACCCCGCCGAGCAGCGCCGCGCCGTCCGCGAACGCTACGGCGCGATCGCCGAGGGCGGAGGCGACTGCTGTGACGACGGCTGTGGGACGGACCGGAAGCGGGCGGAACGGCTCGGCTACGACGCGAGCGACCTCGACGTCGTCCCCGAGGCGAACCTCGGACTCGGCTGTGGCAACCCGACGGCGATCGCCTCGCTGGAGGAGGGAGAGACCGTCCTCGACCTCGGCTCCGGCGGCGGGTTCGACTGCTTCCTCGCGGCGCGCGAGGTCGGCGATGCCGGACGGGTCATCGGCGTCGACATGACGCCGGAGATGGTCGAACGTGCCCGCGAGAACGCGGCGAACGACGACGCGACGAACGTCGAGTTCCGGCTGGGCGAGATCGAACACCTGCCGGTCGCCGACGGAACGATCGACGTGATCCTCTCGAACTGCGTGATCAACCTCTCGGCCGACGAGGAGCGAGTCTTCGAGGAGGCGTTTCGCGTCCTCCGGCCGGGTGGCCGGCTCGCGATCAGCGACGTCGTCCTGACGGCCGACGTACCCGAAACGCTACGTAACGATCCCGAGCGCCTCACCGGCTGTGTCTCGGGTGCGGCGACGATCGGCGAGCTAGAGACGATGCTCGGATCGGCGGGGTTCGAGGCGATACGGATCGAGCCGGAAGAAGGGAGCGAGACGGTCATCCGCGAGTGGTCCGACGAGTACGACCTCTCGGACGTGCTCGTCTCGGCGCGGATCGAGGGGAGAAAACCGGCCGCAGAAGCACGCTAGAGGAGAGGGACGCCTAGTCGTCCGCCGACATCGGCGTGTCGTCGGGATAGGCGGGCGCGGGGCTGAAGTCGAGGTCATCGTCCTCGGCGTAGGGGTACCAGGTCTGCTTGGTGTTGTGCATGTAGGGGTCCTCGTAGGAGGTCTCCTCGGGTTCGACGAGTTCGGAGAGCGTCTCCTCGTCGCGGTCGACGACGAACTCGCGGAACGTCTCGCCCTCCTCGCGATCGGCGGCGTAGCCCTCGATCAGGTTCGCGATCGCGCCGGGGACCTCGTCGGCGGGCACGCGCTGGGTGACCCAGTCGGCGAAGTTGGGGTTCTCGCCCAGCCCGCCGCCCAGGCCGATGTCGAGCGCCTCGACCGGCTCGCCGTCCTTTCGCGTCTTCATGCCCCGCAGCGAGACGTCCGCGATCTGGGGCTGGGCGCAGGAGGCCGTACAGCCCGAGAGGTGGATGTGGAAGTCCTCGACGTCCTCGGGGAGTTCGACGTTCTCCTTGAGCCAGCGCGAGTAGCGCACCTGCCTGTTCTTGGTCTCGACGATCGACAGCGAGCAGAACTCCGTCCCCGTACAGGCGATCGAGCCGCGCTGGAACGGGTGTGGGTCGGGGCTGTACTCCTCGAGCAGCGGCTCCGCGAGCAGCTCGTCGAGGTTCTCCTCGGGGACGTCCGTGAGGATGAGGTTCTGGCGCTGGGTGATGCGGGCCTCGCCGGAACCGTACTCGTCGGCGATGTCGGCGAGCTCGATCACCTCGTCGGCACCCATCCGTCCGACGAGGACGTTCAGACCGACGTAGTAGTTGCCGTCGTTCTGCTCGTGAACGCCGACGTGATCCGCGTGACCGTCGGTCGTTCCGGCGTTGTACGAGTAGCTCTCGCGGAGGTCCTCGCCGGCGGTGTGCATCTCGAAGTCGACGTACTCATCCTGGAGGACGTCTCGGACCTTCTCGGGACCCCACTCGTCGACGAGGAACTTGATCCGGGCGTTGTAGCGGTTCTCGCGGTCGCCGTGATCGCGGAACAGCGCACTGAGCCCGCCGGCGACGTCGGCGGCCTGCTCGGGCGTGACGAACACGTCGATGTTCTTCGCGAACCGAGGCTCGTTTCGTGCGAGGCCGCCGCCGACCCGTACGTTGAACCCCTCGACGGTCTCGCCGTCGATCTCCTTCTCCGCGGGCTCGAGGCCCAGGTCGTTGATGTCGCCCTGGCCGCAGCCCTCGTCACAGCCCGTCACGCTGACCTTCCACTTCCGCGGGAGGTTCGAGTGATCGTCGTTGCCCTTGAACGTGTCGTGGAGCTCGTGGATCGTATCGAGGGCGTCGACGTGCTCGTTCTTGTCCTTGCCGGCGACCGGACAGCCGACGATGTTTCGCCAGGAGTCACCGCAGGCCTGCAGCGTCGAGAGCCCTGCCTCCTCGAGTTCGTCCCAGACGTCGGGGACGTCCTCGATGTTGATCCAGTGGTACTGGATCGCCTGGCGAGTGGTGAAGTCGGCCCACCCGTTGCCGAACTCGGGGTTCTCCGCGGGGCCGGTCGAGTACTTCTTCGCGATCTCGCCGATCGTCCGGAGCATACCCGGTTCGAGCACGCCGTTGGGCGGGCCGACCCGCATCATGAAGTAGCTCTCCTGGCCGGCGCGCTGGTGGTACAGCCCGTACCACTTGAAGCGCTCGAACCAGGCGTCGTGTTCGTCCTCCGGGATCGCGTCCCAGCCCTCCTCCGCGAACCGCTCCATATGCTGGCGGATGTCCGTTCCGTAGACATCGTCCTTCCAGCCCTCGACGTCACTAGGCATGTATCCGTTACTATCGCCCCTGCGCGTAAACCCCCCGCCCTCCCGTCAAGGGTCCCCGGTGCTCGGGGGTACCGGAGAATATTGCGAGATCAGGCGGGCATCGTCGCGTGGCCCGCGTCGGGGTCGACCGCCACGAACTCCCCGTCCTCCAGGCGACCGATCGGGAGCCACCCGAGCGGCCCGTGCGTGCTGCAGGTGATACACCGGCCGATCGGCCGGGCCTCGACGCTACCCTCGCGCACCCGGGAGTCGAAGAACGCCTCGAGGAGTACGTCGGCGGTCTCACAGCCGCAGAACTCGTGGTCGTCGATCCGCCACATCTCGCTGACGCCGACCTCGCGCGAGTCGCCGATGCTGATCCAGGCGCCGTCGTCGAGCACCCGAACGGGAACGTCCATCTCCATGTCCATGTGTGATCGACGGGACGACGGGCTAAGCACCCGTCGTCGCGTGCAAGCCTTACCGGTGTGTGGTTCGAACGGGCGAACCGCGCAACGGCGACGGGAACCCCGTTCGTTGTCGACGGAGATAGGGGAAAGAATCACCCCTACACGGGAGTCGGGGAAGGGTTTGTCCACGGGGGCGACCTTTTGCGTTGGCCGCCCCAACGGAGGAATGATGACCCGAAACCGCGACGAGCAACGCCAGCATACGTCGGCTGACGTGGCTCCCGAACTCCACGAGGAGGACGGACGATGAGCGACGACCACGACGACGAACACCTGAAGGACATCGAGGAGGGGGCTGGCTGCACCGAGATCTGGGAACACCTCTCCGAGAAACGCGAGCGCGAGGCGGCCGAAGGACGCGGCGACTAGCGACGGGGTTTTTGCCGGAGGGGGCCAACGTCACCGTAATGACAGAGGAACGACCAGGACGGACGCCGCCCAGCGAGCGGCGATCCCCGGTCGGAAAGCCGGTCGTCAGGGGCGACGCCGCCGTCACTGGCGAACGGGCCCGCGAGGCCGTCCAGTTCGATCCCCACGACCCCGCCAGTCTCGCCGAGGCCGCCGAAACCGTCCGCCAGTTCGCCGACGAGACGATCGGCGGCGAGGACAA comes from the Halalkalicoccus sp. CG83 genome and includes:
- a CDS encoding DUF6360 family protein — its product is MPDRLMKINAYTTFDLLDGEAKGHGWTDEALAVLNATAPRENPDHVSLELELDNTDLENVPAHVDRVTLSAEQARTLAAELEKHAARVEAAEDDE
- the arsM gene encoding arsenite methyltransferase codes for the protein MSELDPAEQRRAVRERYGAIAEGGGDCCDDGCGTDRKRAERLGYDASDLDVVPEANLGLGCGNPTAIASLEEGETVLDLGSGGGFDCFLAAREVGDAGRVIGVDMTPEMVERARENAANDDATNVEFRLGEIEHLPVADGTIDVILSNCVINLSADEERVFEEAFRVLRPGGRLAISDVVLTADVPETLRNDPERLTGCVSGAATIGELETMLGSAGFEAIRIEPEEGSETVIREWSDEYDLSDVLVSARIEGRKPAAEAR
- a CDS encoding DUF502 domain-containing protein — protein: MSYWKRDLASGLIILVPVLVSLYAVSWLFLFIAGLPLVGVIEDPLLRVVTTLVVFAAAVVLAGIAMRTAAGALVTVRLADVINRVPGLRVVYNASQFAVETAVSGDAELRQPVRVRTWNGVYMTAFKTGKRTDDGRLQLFMPTAPNVTSGYVIEVEPEAAIPTDESVEEAMTRLLSGGFGDRRDRRTSIPVYEEGERDDDREGRPAADD
- a CDS encoding nitrite/sulfite reductase; translated protein: MPSDVEGWKDDVYGTDIRQHMERFAEEGWDAIPEDEHDAWFERFKWYGLYHQRAGQESYFMMRVGPPNGVLEPGMLRTIGEIAKKYSTGPAENPEFGNGWADFTTRQAIQYHWINIEDVPDVWDELEEAGLSTLQACGDSWRNIVGCPVAGKDKNEHVDALDTIHELHDTFKGNDDHSNLPRKWKVSVTGCDEGCGQGDINDLGLEPAEKEIDGETVEGFNVRVGGGLARNEPRFAKNIDVFVTPEQAADVAGGLSALFRDHGDRENRYNARIKFLVDEWGPEKVRDVLQDEYVDFEMHTAGEDLRESYSYNAGTTDGHADHVGVHEQNDGNYYVGLNVLVGRMGADEVIELADIADEYGSGEARITQRQNLILTDVPEENLDELLAEPLLEEYSPDPHPFQRGSIACTGTEFCSLSIVETKNRQVRYSRWLKENVELPEDVEDFHIHLSGCTASCAQPQIADVSLRGMKTRKDGEPVEALDIGLGGGLGENPNFADWVTQRVPADEVPGAIANLIEGYAADREEGETFREFVVDRDEETLSELVEPEETSYEDPYMHNTKQTWYPYAEDDDLDFSPAPAYPDDTPMSADD
- a CDS encoding fumarylacetoacetate hydrolase family protein, yielding MSPNTTYLARSVDGRPLLGDETGFVPLAAAVPELESVEAALPAAAAGELPDPAAATARRVPSEEIAFGPPIPRSSLGKLWGIGLNYEEHAGDLNEERPEEPASFMKPRTAVAGPGGPIRLPPEERTGRVTAEAELAVVLGRNCSDLEEGEVDDVVAGYLPVIDMTAEDVLERNPRFLTRAKSFDSFLVLGPAIAVPDSPPEFGDREVRTIINGEAIAENRTRNMLFSPRELVAFHSGVMTLEPGDVISTGTPGAGVISPGDHVRTEVDGIGSVVADVVGRR
- a CDS encoding ArsR/SmtB family transcription factor — translated: MSDTNPLTGCCTSLTPEVDTTVLERDVEVASALANETRYELLRLLVAADGEVCACEFVGSVDASQSTVSRGLSTLYEAGLTTRRKEGQWRYYAPAEAAERLLETFDAIREGR